A part of Microbulbifer sp. MI-G genomic DNA contains:
- a CDS encoding ComEA family DNA-binding protein gives MKNIRVIIPSLLVLVFSLYLSPTITANDARPEAIKQVVTKINVNSASVAELAEKLEGVGTEKAQLIVEHREKHGPFTSVEQLLDVKGIGAATLKKNRDKIQL, from the coding sequence ATGAAAAATATCCGCGTAATAATCCCTTCCCTGCTTGTTCTCGTTTTCTCGCTTTACCTGTCACCTACAATCACTGCAAATGATGCGAGGCCTGAAGCTATCAAACAGGTGGTCACTAAGATCAACGTCAACAGTGCTTCTGTTGCTGAACTGGCAGAGAAGTTGGAAGGTGTGGGGACAGAGAAAGCGCAATTGATTGTCGAGCACCGGGAAAAGCACGGTCCATTTACGTCAGTGGAACAGCTGTTGGACGTCAAAGGGATTGGTGCAGCAACGCTTAAGAAGAATCGCGACAAGATTCAACTTTGA
- a CDS encoding carotenoid oxygenase family protein, whose product MPIQSPENAPFPTTTKCLGAFSQLEDAPQWIYEIDNPYLHGVYAPTNNIDTHATNLEIEGEIPSDMYGAYLRNGPNPRQKPSSSYHPFDGDGLVQGLYFKDGQATYRSSQIQTAALLREQREHQAIWPGVMGTFDFTLPDFPIKDTSNTDIIWHNGRLITLWYNAGIPYTLDPITLENLGPLESPSQLTRKMSAHSRVDWQTGEMFFFDFGDTPPYMTYGVLGADGKLKHECPIDLPAPRLPHEITFTSNHAILHDHPLFHDTHVLRHHGRRIIRFHRDMPTRFGLIPRLGSQVTWFECEPCYVLHTSNAWEEGDWVIIDGCRSTNPIPNADPEEGALSHMLAYMRLEANNYRWRLNLCTGEVREGPIDDLNSEFNKSNQLFHGVKTRYAYHQKIPLRHEGGHTLRFTGLIKYDNETGTRQEWDYGPGVFGSETPFVPKKGADRSSAEDDGYLTTFVTDTRSWRSSCLIFDARDITSGPLATVRLPHRIPYGFHGWWARGEDIYR is encoded by the coding sequence ATGCCGATACAATCCCCTGAAAACGCACCCTTTCCAACCACCACCAAATGCCTTGGCGCATTTTCTCAACTGGAAGATGCCCCACAATGGATTTACGAGATAGACAACCCCTATTTGCATGGCGTCTATGCGCCGACCAATAACATCGACACCCACGCTACGAATCTGGAGATAGAGGGAGAAATTCCCTCTGATATGTACGGTGCCTATCTGCGTAACGGCCCCAATCCCCGCCAAAAGCCCTCCTCTTCATATCACCCTTTTGATGGCGATGGTCTGGTACAGGGGCTCTATTTCAAGGATGGCCAAGCCACCTACCGCAGCAGTCAGATACAAACAGCGGCGCTATTGCGCGAACAGCGCGAGCACCAGGCTATTTGGCCCGGCGTGATGGGTACTTTTGATTTTACCCTGCCAGATTTCCCAATCAAGGACACCTCCAACACCGATATCATCTGGCACAATGGCCGCCTGATCACCCTGTGGTATAACGCCGGCATTCCCTATACACTGGACCCTATCACCCTGGAAAATCTGGGGCCTTTGGAGTCGCCCAGTCAACTGACCCGCAAGATGTCGGCTCATTCGCGCGTCGACTGGCAAACCGGGGAAATGTTCTTCTTCGATTTCGGCGATACACCCCCGTATATGACCTACGGTGTTCTCGGGGCCGATGGCAAGCTTAAACACGAGTGCCCCATTGACCTGCCCGCCCCGCGCCTGCCCCACGAGATTACCTTCACCAGTAATCACGCAATACTGCACGATCATCCATTGTTTCATGATACCCATGTTCTTCGGCATCACGGGCGACGGATTATTCGCTTTCACCGCGATATGCCCACCCGCTTTGGGTTGATTCCACGATTGGGCAGTCAAGTCACCTGGTTCGAGTGTGAACCCTGCTATGTACTGCACACTTCCAATGCCTGGGAAGAAGGCGACTGGGTGATTATAGATGGTTGCCGCTCCACCAACCCGATACCCAACGCCGACCCCGAGGAGGGCGCGCTCTCCCATATGCTTGCCTATATGCGTCTGGAAGCCAACAACTACCGCTGGCGACTTAACCTTTGCACCGGCGAGGTGCGGGAGGGGCCGATCGATGACCTGAATTCGGAATTCAACAAAAGTAATCAACTCTTTCACGGTGTAAAAACCCGCTACGCCTACCATCAGAAAATCCCTCTGAGACACGAAGGCGGGCACACCCTGCGCTTTACCGGATTGATCAAGTACGACAATGAAACCGGCACACGCCAGGAGTGGGATTACGGCCCGGGGGTCTTTGGCAGCGAGACGCCTTTTGTCCCTAAAAAGGGCGCTGATCGCAGCAGTGCCGAAGACGATGGCTACCTCACCACCTTTGTCACGGATACACGAAGCTGGCGCTCCAGCTGTTTGATTTTTGATGCCCGGGATATTACTTCCGGTCCACTGGCAACTGTCAGGCTACCCCATAGAATCCCCTACGGTTTTCACGGCTGGTGGGCGCGCGGAGAGGATATTTACCGTTAA
- the paaN gene encoding phenylacetic acid degradation protein PaaN: MATWFQQHRDKFNRALDACKYRYAWSAYPESPSSRIHGTQAAAAGRARFEALLNNDYPLTLPGEMGRVGAEVSPYTGAALGIRYPKVDIDAIMSAAQAAIPPWRDSDVETRVGVCLEILERCAGQLFENAHATMHTAGQSFIMAFAGSGANALDRGLEALVYAYKAMADVPTDADWQRQFGKDSSARLTKHYKLMPRGPSVNVCCATFPLWNGYPALCASLATGNPVIFKPHPNAILPVALVVSVCREVLAEAGFSPDLVSLVTDTRAQPATTALLQHPATAIIDFTGSPHFGQWIETHCRHAQVYTETAGCNAVVMESCQDMAAMCRAVAQSLCQASAQMCTSVQNIHIPAQGIVADGRPVSYEQLADALVAAVEEHLAEPRQAALLCGALVNDGIYATLEKARALGDQQGQILRNSTPYAHPEYPSARTATPLMIALDQSQQTLYSEEFFGPVSFLIKGPSAESCLAIATDNARRCGAIASHVYSINEAFLNAAQDAFNHAGVSVACNLTGMPINFAAAYSDYHVTGLNPAGSACLTDLAFVANRFRIVQRKTLCTASGA, from the coding sequence ATGGCCACTTGGTTTCAACAACACCGCGACAAATTCAACCGCGCTCTGGACGCCTGCAAATATCGCTATGCTTGGAGTGCCTATCCGGAAAGCCCCAGCAGCAGAATTCACGGCACACAGGCCGCAGCTGCAGGCAGGGCCCGCTTTGAGGCCCTGCTCAATAACGATTACCCGCTGACACTGCCCGGTGAGATGGGCCGCGTCGGCGCCGAGGTCTCCCCCTACACCGGAGCAGCCCTGGGCATCCGCTACCCCAAAGTGGATATTGATGCGATCATGAGCGCCGCCCAGGCGGCTATCCCCCCCTGGCGGGACAGTGATGTGGAGACACGGGTGGGGGTATGCCTGGAGATTCTGGAGCGCTGCGCGGGGCAACTGTTTGAAAACGCCCACGCCACCATGCACACTGCCGGGCAGAGTTTTATCATGGCCTTTGCCGGCAGTGGCGCCAACGCTCTGGATCGCGGGTTGGAAGCGCTGGTATATGCCTATAAAGCCATGGCCGATGTGCCCACTGACGCTGACTGGCAGCGGCAATTTGGCAAGGACAGCAGTGCCAGGCTGACAAAACACTATAAACTGATGCCTCGCGGCCCCAGCGTCAATGTCTGTTGCGCCACCTTTCCACTGTGGAACGGCTATCCGGCATTATGTGCCAGTCTCGCCACCGGCAACCCGGTGATCTTCAAGCCCCATCCCAATGCGATTCTGCCGGTGGCTCTGGTGGTAAGCGTATGCCGTGAGGTACTCGCCGAGGCAGGCTTCAGCCCCGACCTGGTTTCCCTGGTGACGGATACCCGCGCGCAACCGGCCACCACTGCACTGTTACAGCACCCGGCCACGGCAATTATCGACTTCACCGGCAGCCCCCACTTTGGCCAGTGGATCGAAACCCACTGCCGCCATGCCCAGGTCTACACCGAGACCGCCGGCTGCAATGCGGTGGTGATGGAATCCTGCCAGGACATGGCGGCTATGTGCCGGGCCGTAGCTCAGTCTCTGTGCCAGGCCTCGGCACAGATGTGTACCAGTGTGCAGAATATCCATATCCCCGCCCAGGGCATTGTCGCCGATGGCCGCCCCGTCAGCTACGAGCAACTGGCTGATGCTCTGGTGGCAGCAGTGGAGGAGCATCTCGCCGAACCGCGACAGGCCGCGCTGCTGTGCGGCGCACTGGTCAACGACGGCATTTACGCAACCCTAGAGAAGGCACGGGCTCTGGGAGACCAGCAGGGGCAGATACTGCGCAACAGCACTCCCTATGCACACCCCGAGTATCCTTCTGCCCGCACCGCAACACCGCTCATGATCGCCCTCGATCAGAGCCAGCAGACCCTGTACAGCGAGGAGTTTTTTGGCCCAGTCTCGTTTTTGATCAAGGGTCCCAGCGCCGAGAGCTGCCTGGCCATTGCCACCGACAACGCCAGACGCTGTGGCGCTATTGCATCCCACGTTTACTCCATTAACGAGGCGTTTTTAAACGCCGCACAGGACGCTTTCAACCACGCCGGCGTTTCGGTCGCCTGTAACCTGACCGGCATGCCTATCAACTTCGCCGCTGCTTACAGTGACTACCATGTCACCGGCTTGAATCCAGCGGGCAGCGCCTGCCTGACTGACCTGGCCTTCGTGGCCAACCGCTTTCGCATTGTACAGCGCAAAACCCTGTGCACTGCATCCGGGGCCTGA
- a CDS encoding class I adenylate-forming enzyme family protein: MSSSNALPLPIEHLYRGCARNPDGIAAQDPEGLIRYRELQIRVEALALALLDRLAPGSHVGLCAGNHIDHLVAHLAIIAARLVWIPINPSNGPSLNAALVASSDMQLLLVDSHNRTATANSAVEQLALDAQTGEDCRNLIACYRGRSFERQLPDPAATMAIKFTGGTTGQPKGVLQSHANVAAVIANMQAVYQFRQEDANLAVAPLSHGGSHYILPLLSVGARHILLPNADTDVMVKALAHQGASVSFMPPTLIYKLLQQLETTPHRFSRLRQLTYSAAPMPPERIAQCLERLGPCLSTVYGQTEAPMTITALNTREMCREELRGSVGRACIHSEVAIVDTDGQALSAGQTGEIAVRGALVSPGYYRAPGATSATFRDGWLRTGDLGYLDANGYLFLQGRSVELIISGGFNIYPAEVENALVGLAGIDEAVAFGVADNYWGQRLEAAVCLAPGTTLQGDTIRALAKPLLGPVKTPKAIHILPALPRNPVGKVVRREVQALVYPR, from the coding sequence ATGAGTTCGAGCAACGCACTCCCCCTCCCCATTGAGCACCTCTACCGAGGCTGCGCCCGCAACCCGGATGGCATTGCGGCCCAGGACCCCGAAGGGCTAATCCGCTATCGAGAACTGCAAATTCGCGTTGAGGCTCTGGCGCTGGCCCTGCTAGACAGGCTGGCACCGGGGAGCCACGTCGGTCTGTGCGCGGGCAACCACATCGACCACCTGGTGGCACACCTGGCCATTATCGCTGCCAGGCTGGTGTGGATTCCCATCAATCCCAGCAACGGCCCCAGCCTCAATGCCGCGCTGGTAGCCAGCAGTGATATGCAGTTGCTGCTGGTAGACAGCCACAATCGAACAGCCACAGCCAACAGCGCCGTCGAACAGCTGGCCCTGGACGCGCAAACCGGCGAGGATTGCCGTAACCTGATCGCCTGCTACCGGGGCCGGTCCTTTGAAAGGCAACTGCCCGACCCCGCTGCCACCATGGCCATCAAGTTTACCGGTGGCACCACGGGCCAGCCCAAGGGGGTACTGCAAAGCCACGCCAATGTCGCCGCAGTGATCGCCAATATGCAGGCGGTCTACCAGTTTCGCCAGGAGGATGCCAATCTGGCTGTGGCGCCGCTAAGTCACGGCGGCTCTCATTACATACTGCCATTACTCAGTGTCGGCGCACGCCATATTTTGCTGCCCAACGCTGATACTGACGTCATGGTGAAGGCCTTGGCACACCAGGGAGCCAGCGTCAGCTTTATGCCGCCCACACTTATCTACAAGCTGTTGCAGCAGCTGGAAACCACACCGCATCGATTTAGCCGCCTGCGACAGCTCACCTACAGCGCCGCACCCATGCCACCGGAGCGCATCGCCCAGTGTCTCGAACGGCTGGGGCCCTGCCTGTCCACCGTCTATGGCCAGACAGAGGCTCCAATGACCATCACCGCACTCAATACCCGGGAAATGTGCCGAGAGGAATTACGCGGCTCCGTGGGCCGGGCCTGTATTCACAGCGAGGTGGCCATTGTCGATACCGACGGTCAAGCCCTCTCTGCAGGACAAACCGGTGAGATCGCGGTGCGCGGCGCTCTGGTCAGCCCCGGCTACTATCGAGCTCCCGGGGCCACCAGTGCTACTTTTCGCGATGGCTGGCTACGAACGGGCGATCTGGGGTATCTCGATGCCAACGGCTACCTGTTTTTGCAGGGGCGCAGCGTGGAATTGATTATCTCCGGTGGCTTCAATATCTACCCCGCCGAGGTAGAAAACGCTCTGGTCGGCCTAGCCGGTATTGACGAGGCAGTCGCCTTCGGTGTGGCGGATAACTACTGGGGCCAGCGCCTGGAGGCCGCCGTGTGCCTGGCTCCCGGTACAACCCTCCAGGGCGATACCATACGCGCATTGGCAAAGCCGTTGCTGGGCCCGGTAAAAACTCCCAAGGCTATCCATATTCTGCCCGCACTGCCTCGCAACCCGGTGGGCAAGGTGGTGCGCAGAGAGGTGCAGGCTCTGGTATATCCCCGCTGA
- a CDS encoding thiolase family protein translates to MANVFVIGIGMTELGKIVQRSVKDMTERAVSLALRDANLEHSAVQAAWFSNTRQGLLEGQNGIRGQCALRPLGFQGIAITNVENACASGSTALLQATAHIEAGYCDVALVVGAEKMFFPQRREAMFQAFNGGTDIYRLEEFRRQCRRQCQELIPPQQQREAETTNHSFFMESYAAQARLHMQRFGTTQRQLAMAAAKNHQHSRFNPLAQYRHSLSVEQVLAQRSIVWPLTLPMCAPISDGAAAAVLCSASMLRRLGGHNRAVRIRGIHLASGSDRPAEDFEHHIGRLAALQAYAQAQIDPRDIDVAEVHDATAYAEIQQLENLGLCPPGEGGPFTERGHTALGGSIPVNPSGGLVSKGHPVGATGIIQLHELVHQLRAEAGPRQVANPRIAVAENGGGFYETEEAATVVTVLERASA, encoded by the coding sequence ATGGCCAACGTATTTGTGATCGGCATCGGCATGACCGAGCTGGGTAAAATCGTACAGCGCAGTGTAAAAGACATGACTGAACGGGCCGTGTCCCTGGCACTGCGGGATGCCAACCTCGAGCACAGCGCCGTGCAGGCCGCGTGGTTTTCCAACACCCGCCAGGGTCTGCTGGAGGGGCAAAATGGCATTCGGGGTCAGTGCGCTCTGCGTCCGCTGGGATTTCAGGGTATAGCCATCACCAATGTGGAAAACGCCTGTGCCTCGGGCTCTACCGCGCTACTGCAGGCCACGGCCCATATCGAGGCCGGTTATTGTGATGTGGCGTTGGTGGTAGGTGCCGAAAAGATGTTTTTTCCCCAGCGCCGGGAGGCCATGTTCCAAGCCTTTAACGGGGGAACGGATATCTATCGCCTGGAAGAATTTCGACGCCAGTGCCGCCGGCAATGCCAGGAACTGATTCCCCCGCAGCAGCAGCGCGAGGCTGAAACCACCAATCACAGTTTTTTTATGGAAAGCTACGCCGCCCAGGCCCGACTGCATATGCAACGCTTTGGCACCACCCAACGGCAACTGGCCATGGCTGCGGCAAAAAACCACCAACACTCGCGCTTTAACCCCCTGGCCCAATACCGTCACAGCCTGAGCGTGGAGCAGGTATTAGCACAGCGCAGCATCGTCTGGCCCCTCACCCTGCCTATGTGCGCCCCCATCTCCGACGGCGCTGCCGCTGCCGTGCTATGCTCGGCCTCAATGCTCAGGAGGCTGGGCGGACACAACCGCGCGGTTCGTATTCGCGGTATACACCTGGCCAGTGGCAGCGATCGGCCCGCGGAAGACTTCGAGCATCACATTGGCCGCCTAGCCGCACTGCAGGCCTACGCCCAGGCGCAGATTGATCCACGCGATATCGATGTAGCCGAAGTACACGACGCCACCGCTTATGCGGAGATTCAACAACTGGAAAACCTGGGTTTGTGTCCGCCGGGGGAAGGCGGCCCCTTTACCGAGAGGGGGCACACCGCCCTGGGCGGTTCAATACCGGTCAACCCATCGGGCGGTCTGGTTTCCAAGGGACATCCGGTGGGCGCCACAGGGATCATCCAGTTGCACGAGCTGGTGCACCAGTTACGCGCTGAAGCCGGACCCCGACAGGTAGCCAACCCCCGAATCGCCGTCGCTGAAAACGGTGGCGGCTTCTATGAAACCGAGGAGGCCGCCACTGTGGTCACCGTATTGGAGCGCGCCTCCGCATGA
- a CDS encoding TonB-dependent receptor, with protein sequence MMNTRIGKVPLSLLASAIVTVTSTGEASAGTIEEIVVTAEKRSASIQDVPLAVSAIRGDDIGSGKIAGVNDVTLRTPNVNFTQFNLGEPRLYVRGIGNSSDSAASDPAVGVFIDDIYIGRTGGSGFDLIDLQRIEVLKGPQGTLYGKNTNGGAINMITRRPTYENSMDFSFTAGNQGLYQAQALLNGGLTDSVAGRISIARKQRDGFEENVLRPADVSVESALNNSPIIGNSSLSSGGRLGDRDNVVMRAQLLFDLSEETELLLGADYSKDQSNGSCNHLQNLSAGGPTAPLWQNAIDGLSPRYSRDKRTCATQYDVTQQREARGVSARFEHNLGWADLLSISAWRASDIATLDDLTGIPLTDITVPYSTPENVINGVEENASQFSQEFRLSGGNDRIDWITGVFYMQEDVDRAEEFYTRYNVALQSLGLAAEGDVLFLQDNTTTTTALYGQADWNINDNWMLTYGLRWSRDKKEIRQDAQDLLGTGFPTGVPLILPAFAQAVQGAQDWDQITQRASVNYRFGEDALLYLTYSEGFKSGAFPSQANTAANAVKTVDPELVKNVEAGLKSSWFDNRLLFNVAYYDSRYDDMQIFELTPTLLLVLNNAQATSRGFETTLDFAATDRLAFRAAYSSGRARFDEYVTPGGDDRSGNWLPWAPDKSGALDMDYNLPLASGGMLAVNVNYAWKGESFATSSNADITHLDAYGIWGASITWTSSDDSLSLRAWGKNLGDEDQTVSLVVDPTGITSEKYMDPRTYGITVSKTFF encoded by the coding sequence ATGATGAATACCAGAATCGGAAAAGTCCCACTGTCACTGTTGGCTAGCGCCATCGTTACCGTCACCAGTACCGGCGAGGCGAGCGCCGGGACTATTGAAGAAATTGTTGTCACCGCTGAAAAAAGATCTGCCAGTATCCAGGATGTCCCTCTGGCGGTCTCTGCGATTCGTGGTGACGATATCGGAAGCGGAAAAATTGCAGGCGTCAATGATGTCACCCTAAGAACCCCGAATGTCAATTTTACTCAGTTTAACCTAGGGGAACCGCGCTTGTATGTGCGCGGCATCGGCAACAGTTCTGACTCCGCAGCCAGCGATCCGGCCGTGGGCGTTTTTATTGACGATATCTACATTGGCCGCACCGGTGGCAGCGGTTTCGATCTTATCGACTTGCAACGCATAGAAGTGCTCAAAGGGCCCCAGGGTACTCTGTATGGAAAAAACACCAACGGCGGCGCTATTAATATGATCACCAGGCGTCCAACCTATGAAAATTCCATGGACTTCAGTTTTACCGCCGGCAACCAGGGATTGTACCAGGCCCAGGCACTGCTCAACGGTGGTCTTACTGACTCTGTGGCAGGCAGGATCAGTATTGCGCGCAAGCAGCGCGATGGCTTTGAGGAAAATGTACTCCGCCCCGCCGATGTCTCTGTCGAGAGTGCGCTGAACAACAGCCCGATTATCGGCAATTCCTCGCTCTCCAGTGGCGGTCGTCTGGGAGACCGGGACAACGTCGTTATGCGGGCTCAGCTGCTGTTCGACCTCAGCGAGGAAACCGAACTGCTGTTGGGAGCGGATTACTCAAAAGACCAATCCAACGGGAGTTGTAACCATTTACAGAACCTTTCCGCTGGCGGCCCCACTGCACCACTGTGGCAAAATGCCATCGACGGGCTATCACCCCGATACAGCCGCGACAAGCGCACCTGCGCCACTCAGTATGACGTTACCCAGCAACGGGAAGCCCGGGGCGTGAGTGCCCGTTTTGAACATAATCTGGGCTGGGCCGACCTATTGTCCATTAGCGCCTGGCGTGCCAGCGATATCGCGACATTGGATGATCTGACCGGCATTCCCCTAACGGATATCACCGTGCCTTACTCCACTCCGGAAAATGTCATCAATGGTGTCGAAGAGAATGCCTCACAGTTTTCACAGGAATTCCGCTTAAGCGGAGGTAATGATCGCATCGATTGGATCACCGGGGTCTTCTATATGCAGGAAGATGTCGATCGCGCTGAGGAATTCTATACGCGCTACAACGTCGCGTTACAATCTTTGGGCCTCGCCGCCGAGGGCGATGTGCTGTTTCTACAGGACAACACCACCACTACCACCGCACTCTATGGCCAGGCAGACTGGAATATCAATGACAACTGGATGCTCACTTACGGCTTGCGCTGGAGCCGGGACAAAAAAGAAATTAGGCAAGATGCACAGGATTTACTGGGTACCGGTTTCCCCACCGGTGTGCCATTGATCCTGCCGGCATTTGCGCAAGCGGTACAGGGCGCACAGGACTGGGACCAAATCACGCAAAGGGCCTCTGTCAACTATCGGTTTGGTGAGGACGCCCTGTTGTATCTGACATACTCCGAAGGATTCAAGAGCGGTGCCTTTCCATCCCAGGCAAATACCGCTGCCAATGCCGTTAAAACTGTGGACCCGGAACTGGTAAAAAATGTAGAAGCGGGATTGAAATCCTCTTGGTTTGACAACCGCCTGCTGTTCAATGTTGCCTATTACGATTCCAGGTACGATGATATGCAGATCTTTGAACTGACCCCCACCTTGCTGCTAGTGCTAAACAATGCCCAGGCCACTTCCCGCGGCTTTGAAACCACTCTTGATTTTGCCGCCACTGACCGTCTGGCATTTCGCGCAGCCTACAGCAGTGGCAGAGCCCGCTTTGATGAATATGTCACCCCCGGCGGCGACGACCGCTCAGGTAATTGGCTGCCCTGGGCACCAGACAAATCCGGCGCGCTGGATATGGACTACAATTTGCCGTTAGCTTCGGGAGGAATGCTGGCTGTGAATGTAAACTATGCCTGGAAAGGCGAATCTTTTGCCACATCGTCCAACGCAGATATCACCCATCTGGATGCCTACGGTATTTGGGGCGCCTCCATTACCTGGACCAGCAGCGATGATTCACTGTCGCTGCGCGCCTGGGGCAAGAACCTGGGTGACGAGGACCAGACCGTCTCACTGGTCGTTGATCCCACAGGTATTACTTCGGAAAAATATATGGACCCGAGAACTTACGGTATCACCGTGTCCAAAACCTTTTTCTAA
- the pyrF gene encoding orotidine-5'-phosphate decarboxylase has translation MQAQVSSPIIVALDYDHADRALELADQLDPALCRVKVGKELFTAAGPDLVRTLVRRGFEVFLDLKFHDIPNTVAAAVKAAARLGVWMVNVHTSGGERMMRASVQALREFGEKKPLLTGVTVLTSTTAEELAAVGVSRPLKKQVLSLASSAKNCGLDGVVCSAREARVLRETCGPEFVLVSPGIRPAWSDRGDQRRTLTPSEARVQGADFLVVGRPITAASDPLQSLRDILAEIADH, from the coding sequence TTGCAGGCTCAGGTTTCTTCCCCGATTATTGTTGCACTGGATTACGATCATGCCGACAGGGCTCTGGAACTGGCCGACCAGCTGGACCCCGCTCTTTGTCGGGTGAAAGTTGGCAAGGAATTGTTTACTGCAGCGGGCCCCGATCTGGTTCGTACCCTGGTTAGGCGTGGCTTTGAGGTTTTTCTGGACCTGAAGTTTCACGATATTCCCAATACTGTTGCCGCGGCAGTAAAGGCAGCTGCACGTCTCGGTGTCTGGATGGTAAACGTACATACCAGCGGTGGTGAGCGGATGATGCGTGCATCTGTGCAGGCTCTGAGAGAGTTTGGTGAAAAAAAACCATTGCTTACCGGGGTAACCGTATTGACCAGCACCACTGCGGAGGAGCTGGCGGCAGTGGGGGTTTCCAGACCTCTGAAAAAGCAGGTGCTGTCTCTCGCCTCCAGCGCAAAAAACTGTGGTCTGGATGGTGTGGTGTGCTCGGCCCGCGAGGCCCGGGTTCTGCGCGAGACCTGTGGGCCAGAATTTGTGCTGGTGAGTCCCGGTATTCGCCCGGCCTGGAGTGATAGGGGTGACCAGCGGCGCACACTCACACCTTCCGAGGCCAGGGTCCAGGGTGCCGACTTTCTGGTTGTTGGGCGGCCGATCACAGCAGCCAGTGATCCTTTGCAATCGCTGCGGGATATCTTGGCTGAGATTGCGGATCACTAA
- a CDS encoding winged helix-turn-helix transcriptional regulator, with amino-acid sequence MQAAHQILSNPVARGLNLLGDRWTILILREIFLGQHRFEAFRSRTGASRGTLSKRLETLVQQGVLYRNPYQTAPLRYEYRLTGKGLALYPWALLVWQWETEWSGIKSSDLPVTLRHKVGRGHSLNPLAVCRHCGVKLRYDDVERVVKTSPESRAVKKLTGFGGSRRSRNTGQPQLLGHVVDIIGDRWTLLLMAMAFVGLRRYDDFHQQLGAATNILADRLKLLVKADIFARCAYQNNPPRYEYHLTTKGKALYPLTMALRQWVLEWLPKVKHPLTLMHKPCGHELATDVICQTCNAVPKAGEVEIG; translated from the coding sequence ATGCAAGCAGCTCATCAGATATTATCCAACCCAGTTGCCCGGGGACTGAATCTACTGGGAGATCGATGGACCATTCTCATTCTGCGCGAGATATTTCTCGGCCAGCATCGTTTTGAGGCTTTTCGCTCCAGAACCGGCGCTTCGCGCGGTACCCTGTCAAAACGCCTGGAAACTTTGGTTCAGCAGGGTGTTCTGTACAGGAATCCCTACCAGACAGCGCCACTGCGTTACGAGTACCGACTCACCGGCAAGGGCTTGGCCCTCTATCCCTGGGCGCTGCTGGTTTGGCAGTGGGAAACCGAGTGGAGTGGAATTAAATCCTCTGATTTGCCCGTCACGCTCCGTCACAAGGTCGGCAGAGGTCACAGCCTCAATCCGCTCGCGGTATGTCGTCATTGCGGGGTAAAACTGCGCTATGACGATGTTGAAAGGGTGGTTAAAACCTCACCCGAAAGCAGGGCTGTAAAAAAATTAACCGGCTTCGGCGGCAGCCGCCGCAGCCGCAATACAGGACAGCCCCAGCTCCTGGGTCATGTCGTAGATATTATCGGCGACCGCTGGACGCTTTTGCTGATGGCCATGGCCTTTGTGGGCCTGCGGCGCTACGACGATTTTCATCAGCAACTGGGCGCGGCAACCAATATTCTCGCTGACCGGCTCAAACTGCTGGTCAAGGCGGATATCTTCGCTCGCTGTGCATACCAGAATAACCCTCCCCGTTATGAATATCATCTGACCACAAAGGGCAAGGCCCTGTACCCGCTCACCATGGCGCTGCGGCAGTGGGTGTTGGAGTGGTTGCCAAAGGTCAAACACCCCCTGACTCTGATGCACAAGCCCTGCGGCCATGAGCTGGCCACCGATGTGATCTGCCAAACCTGCAATGCTGTACCCAAAGCGGGTGAGGTAGAAATCGGTTAG
- a CDS encoding PaaI family thioesterase, producing MIDISTSGMARMAHFAKTQPRTGMAGNLDYQIESVIEGRVVYHYTPKQRHQNLIGSLHGGILAALLDSAMGASVMTKLGPGENHSMIDLTIKFIGAVRDEEPLVIEAQVDHCGKRLFATSGSIRTAKGQLIARALANAVRL from the coding sequence ATGATCGATATCAGCACAAGCGGTATGGCGCGTATGGCGCATTTCGCAAAAACACAACCACGCACGGGTATGGCGGGCAACCTGGATTACCAGATTGAATCCGTTATCGAAGGCAGGGTAGTTTATCACTACACTCCCAAGCAACGGCACCAAAATCTGATTGGCTCATTGCACGGAGGTATTCTCGCAGCGCTTTTGGACAGTGCTATGGGCGCCTCTGTGATGACCAAACTGGGCCCGGGTGAAAATCACAGTATGATCGACCTGACGATTAAATTTATTGGCGCGGTGCGTGATGAGGAACCACTGGTTATTGAGGCACAGGTAGATCATTGCGGAAAACGCCTGTTCGCCACTAGCGGCAGTATCCGCACGGCAAAGGGCCAATTGATTGCCCGTGCGCTGGCAAATGCGGTGCGATTGTAA